GATCCCGATCGCCGACGCCAGCCGGCGGCAGAACTACCCGGCCGGCAACTTGCCGCCAGCCGCGACTGGGAGCGGCTTTCAGTCTTCGTCGCGATCAGTTTCGACCAGCTCTTCGTATTCGTCGGCACCCAACAGCGCTTCCAGCTCCGACTCGTCACGGAGCGCGACCTCGATGAGCCAGCCCTCGTGGTAGGGGTCCTCGTTGATGAGGTTGGCGTTCTCCATCAGCTCGGCATTGACCGACACCACCGTTCCGGTCACCGGCGAGTCCAACTCGAGACTGGTGCGTACCGACTCCAGCTCGCCGAAGGGCTCGCCGCACTCGACCGCGCTGCCCACTTCCGGCAGCTCCACGGCGATGATTTCGCCGAGCTTGCTCTGTCCGTGATCCGATAGGCCGATCTCGACGCGGTCGCTCTCCCCGCGCACCCACAGATCGTCTTCGCTGAAGCGCAGGATCATGGCCGCCGTGCGCTCCTTCTGCCGCTCTTCTTTCGGCCGCGCCACGGCGCTGGTCATACAAACGGCCGCGTCGCGCTGTCAAGAGCGGCCCCAGCGCCGTACCCGCCGAGATCGGGCTTGAATCCACGCGCTCACCCTCGTAGCATCGCCGATCATGACTGCGGGCGCGTTGCTCAGTCGCTGCCGTGAAGAGCTGGCACAGCTGTTCCTCGAACGCGGCGATCTCATCGATGGCGCGCTCAGCGCGCTGCTGGCCGGGCAACACGTGTTGATCATCGGGCCGCCGGGCACCGCCAAGTCCATGCTCGCCGACGAGCTCTGCCGGCGGCTCGACGGCGCCCAGTACTTTCAGTGGCTGCTGACCAAGTTCACCACCCCGGAAGAACTCTTCGGCGCGGTCAGCCTGGCGGCGCTGGAGAACGACGACTATCGCCGGGTGACGACGCACAAGCTGCCGGAGGCCCACATCGCCTTCCTCGACGAGGTGTTCAAGGCCAACTCCTCGATCTTGAACGCGCTGCTGACGTTGATGAACGAACGGCGCTTTCACAACGGCCGGGCGGTGGCGGAGGTGCCGCTGATCACCCTGTTTGGGGCCAGCAACGAGCTGCCGGAAGAGGACGAATTGCAGGCGCTGTACGATCGCTTCCTGGTCCGCTTTGTTGTCGGCTACATCGAAGAGGACTTCCGCTTCTTGAAGATGTTGCAGGCCAAGCCGGCCGAGGCGCGGGCGATGCTGTCGCTCGACGACCTGCGCGCGCTGCAGGCGGCGCGACGCGAGGTGGTGATTCCGGCGCACATCTATCGCTCGCTCGCCGACATTCGCCGCCAGCTGGCGCGCAAGCAGGTCATCGCCTCCGATCGCCGCTACCGCCAGAGCTTGTCCTTGCTGCAGGGGCGCGCGCTGCTGTGCGGCCGCACGGCGGTGGTGGAAGAGGATCTCTTCGTGCTCGATCACGTGTTGTGGCGCGAGCCGGCCCAGCGCAACGAGGTCCACGCCACCATTCACCAGTTGTTACGTGGGTACGAGGACGAGGTGCGTGAACTCCTTTACCAGACCCGCGAGCTGCGCGATTACGCGCACCGGCAGTGGGAAAACAACGAGCTGCGTAGCCGCGCCGTGGTCGAGGCCCACACCAAGATCCGCAACATCCTCGCTAAGGTGACTACGATTCTCGACGAAGCGCGGGCGGTCGGCCGGCCGCTGGACACCGTGCAGGCGGTGAAAGACGAGATCGAGGGCATCCAGCAACGCATGCTGGCGGCGCTGTGACGCGGCCGGCGCAAGCGGCGGAGCCGCTCGTGGCGACCGCTGGCTTTGAGCCTTCGCCTTTGAACTGACGGCCGGTACGATGAAAACCAACTGGATTGAAACCGACGCCTATGATCGGGCGGTGTTGGCGCGCTTGCAAGAGGAGTCGCCGTCGCTGCGCGCGCTGGTGGAAAGCGGGAGCAAGCTGCTGCCCCACTTCGACGGTTTCGTCCGCGATCTGTTTGCGCTGCTCTTCAAGCTCAACATCGTCGCCCACGCCGAGGCCGAGGTGGCACCGAGTGCGGCGTTCTACGGCGTGCTGATCACCCACCTGCGCACCGTGCCGATCCTCGACACGCTACGCCAACAGACGGTGCTGGACGAGACCCGCGCCGGCCTGGCCACGCTGCTCTTGGGTGAGCGCCTGCTCGAGCTGATCAAGTCCGAGCGGCTACTGACGCGCGCCGAGATGCTCGACTTCTGGAGCCTGGAACAGCAGGAGGACGAGCTCAGTACTCGGCGCGACGAAGCCGAGAGCGCGGCCGAGCTGCGCCAGCGGGCGGCCTCGAAGGCGAGCGAGCGGCAGCTCGGCGAACTCGAAGGCCGGATGCGGCGCGAGATCGAGGGCGGGCAACGCCGCCTGCAACACCGCGCCAAGCAGATGCGCAGCGCGCTCGCCGACGCCGCCGAGCGCAGCCGCGGGCGGATCGAGGCGCAGGCACAACGCGTCGCTCAAGACCTGGACGACACCACCGAGCAGACGCACAGCTGGAGTCTCGAGCTGGGCACCGGCCGCCGCCCCACCCCGGGCACCCAGCTCGAACTCGGCCGGCGCCTGGCGAACAACCGGAAGCTGCGCCGGCTGGCGCAGATGGTCGGCCGCATGCGCGAGAGCGCGCTGGCCTTGCGCCAGAAGATGTTCGAGCGCGCCAGCGCGGAGGTCTACGATATCGGCCTCGGCGCCGAACTCAGCCGGCTGCTGCCGCCCGAGCTGTTGGCGCTGCGCCAGCGCGCGCTGCGCCGCGATTTCTCGCGCCGCCTGCTCGACGGCCAGCTGCTGCAATACGCCCTGCGCGCGCCGCAGGAAAAAGGCCGGGGGCCGATGATCGTCTGCCTCGACGGTTCCTCGTCGATGGCCGGCGACAAGGAAATCTGGTCGAAGGCGGTGACCCTGACGCTGCTCGACATCGCCCGCCGCCAGCGACGGCGCTTTCGCTCGATTTGCTTCTCCTCGGCCGACATGCCCTTGCAGGTGCTCGACCTCAACCAGTGGCAACTCTACGAAGCGCAGTTGCCGCAGGTGCTGGAGCTGGCCGAGTACTTCCCCGGCGGCGGCACCGATTTCCAAAAACCGCTGAGCGCGGCGCTGGAATGCTTGCGCCATACCCGGCATCGCCGCGGCGACATCGTCTTTATCACGGACGGCGAATGCCGTGTCACACCTGAGTGGCTGAGCGAATTCAAGCGCGAGAAGCAGCGGCTCGGCTTCTCGCTGTTCTCGGTCCTGATCGACATCGGCCCCAACGCGCTCGCCACGCTGCGCGAGTTCAGCGACAAGATCGCCACCATTTCACAGCTCAGCAGCGACGCCGGCAGGGACATCTTCCTCAAGCTCTGAGTTACTGCGGGCGGGAAAAGGCGTCGTCCAAGCACCGCCGCCGCCAGCACGCCCGATCTCGCCTAGATACGAAAGAAGGACTTGATGCGCTGGAGCAGCCGTTGGGCGGCGACGTCGTTGGCGAAGGCCGGCAGCG
This is a stretch of genomic DNA from Deltaproteobacteria bacterium. It encodes these proteins:
- the gcvH gene encoding glycine cleavage system protein GcvH, which produces MILRFSEDDLWVRGESDRVEIGLSDHGQSKLGEIIAVELPEVGSAVECGEPFGELESVRTSLELDSPVTGTVVSVNAELMENANLINEDPYHEGWLIEVALRDESELEALLGADEYEELVETDRDED
- a CDS encoding AAA family ATPase translates to MTAGALLSRCREELAQLFLERGDLIDGALSALLAGQHVLIIGPPGTAKSMLADELCRRLDGAQYFQWLLTKFTTPEELFGAVSLAALENDDYRRVTTHKLPEAHIAFLDEVFKANSSILNALLTLMNERRFHNGRAVAEVPLITLFGASNELPEEDELQALYDRFLVRFVVGYIEEDFRFLKMLQAKPAEARAMLSLDDLRALQAARREVVIPAHIYRSLADIRRQLARKQVIASDRRYRQSLSLLQGRALLCGRTAVVEEDLFVLDHVLWREPAQRNEVHATIHQLLRGYEDEVRELLYQTRELRDYAHRQWENNELRSRAVVEAHTKIRNILAKVTTILDEARAVGRPLDTVQAVKDEIEGIQQRMLAAL
- a CDS encoding VWA domain-containing protein, producing the protein MKTNWIETDAYDRAVLARLQEESPSLRALVESGSKLLPHFDGFVRDLFALLFKLNIVAHAEAEVAPSAAFYGVLITHLRTVPILDTLRQQTVLDETRAGLATLLLGERLLELIKSERLLTRAEMLDFWSLEQQEDELSTRRDEAESAAELRQRAASKASERQLGELEGRMRREIEGGQRRLQHRAKQMRSALADAAERSRGRIEAQAQRVAQDLDDTTEQTHSWSLELGTGRRPTPGTQLELGRRLANNRKLRRLAQMVGRMRESALALRQKMFERASAEVYDIGLGAELSRLLPPELLALRQRALRRDFSRRLLDGQLLQYALRAPQEKGRGPMIVCLDGSSSMAGDKEIWSKAVTLTLLDIARRQRRRFRSICFSSADMPLQVLDLNQWQLYEAQLPQVLELAEYFPGGGTDFQKPLSAALECLRHTRHRRGDIVFITDGECRVTPEWLSEFKREKQRLGFSLFSVLIDIGPNALATLREFSDKIATISQLSSDAGRDIFLKL